In Leptolyngbya sp. O-77, the genomic window TGGCAAACGAGCGATCGCGCTGGACGCACCACCTGGCACGCCTACGATCCAGCCAGCAATCTCTCCGCCACCTTTGCCTCGGAAGCTGAAGTGCGCGTCTGGCTAGAGGAGCGGTATCGACAATAGCGGAGTGCTGGAATGATGGAGTATTTAGAGCAAGCCACCCTATCACTCCAAAACCTAACCTAGCTTGGCTTGTAGTTAGCGCTTCAGCGCTAAAGCGCTGACTACTAACCTAAGTTCTAGCTATGACATAGCACTAACCAGCTTTTAACTGCGTCCACAGCTTGTCATACTGCTCGTTATCCGGGCCCAGATCTTTGATACCCTCAAACGTCGCCATCATCGCATCGTCAGGATACAGATTGGTGTTGGACTGAAGCTCCGCAGGCAGCAGGTCAAACGCCTTTTGGTTGGGCGTGGCAAACTTCAGTTCGCTGGAGGCAAACGCCGCCGTTTCCGGGTCGAGCATAAAGTTCATCCACTCATAGGCCGCGTCCACATTTGGCGCGGTGGTGGGAATCACCATCGTATCTGTCCAGACCGACGTGCCGCTCTTGGGAATCACGTATTTCAGTTCGGGGTTATCCGCAGGCAGCGCATTCCCCAAGATGGAATAGGTCATGCACAGCACCAGATCGCCCGCGATCAGCCGATCTTCCCACCCAAACGACTCAAACGCCCGCACTGCTGGCTTTAGCTCCCGCAGCTTTTGGTAAGCTTCGTCTAGCTCGGCCGGATTAGTGGAATTATAGGAATAGCCGAGCGACTTTAGCACTGCGCCCATCGTTTCTCGCGGGTCATCGAGCAGCGTCATCTTGCGGGCGAGTTTGTCTTTATTTTCCCAAAGGTAATCCCAATCTTCGGGGCCGGGGTTCAGCACGTTACTGTTGTAGATAAACCCGGTCGTGCCCCAGCTCACGGGGACGCTGTGGACGTTTTTGGGATCGTAGAGCGGGTCTTGCCAGCGATCGCGCAAGTTTGCCAGCCCTGGCAGCCGTGACTGATCGATCTTGGTCAGCATTTCCAATTCGATCATCTGCCGCACCATATAGTCCGACGGATAGAGAATGCTGTACTGATTGCCACCGCCGGCCTGCATCTTGGCCAGCATGACTTCATTGCCGTCATACACATCGGCAATCACCTCGATGCCCGTTTTCTCCTGAAACCGCTGGTAGAGCGCTGGACTGGAATAGTCGGCCCAGGTGTAAATGTGCAGCGGGCCAGCGGCGGAACTGGCGGGGTTGCTATTAGCAGCGGGTGTAGCGCCCGGAGCCGCACCAGACCCC contains:
- a CDS encoding PotD/PotF family extracellular solute-binding protein, which produces MTSSRFSRTTRRRFLQFSAAAISGVALSNCGRSPSGSGAAPGATPAANSNPASSAAGPLHIYTWADYSSPALYQRFQEKTGIEVIADVYDGNEVMLAKMQAGGGNQYSILYPSDYMVRQMIELEMLTKIDQSRLPGLANLRDRWQDPLYDPKNVHSVPVSWGTTGFIYNSNVLNPGPEDWDYLWENKDKLARKMTLLDDPRETMGAVLKSLGYSYNSTNPAELDEAYQKLRELKPAVRAFESFGWEDRLIAGDLVLCMTYSILGNALPADNPELKYVIPKSGTSVWTDTMVIPTTAPNVDAAYEWMNFMLDPETAAFASSELKFATPNQKAFDLLPAELQSNTNLYPDDAMMATFEGIKDLGPDNEQYDKLWTQLKAG